A stretch of the Ornithodoros turicata isolate Travis chromosome 4, ASM3712646v1, whole genome shotgun sequence genome encodes the following:
- the LOC135392557 gene encoding uncharacterized protein LOC135392557 — MTAIVWALEARVEFLHVALHKEVRRCLSAVVEMPQLYKRVRERTYGNDELASAVAAIKNGMSYREAASVFSIKKATLERYVKRSKETPLVKIVDQGRPPVFSREQETHLVSRLLQLAERGFPLTSKDVRTAAFKLAVSLNLNHPFQEPAAGRDWLRGFLKRHKDLSIRQAEGLSRVRAAGLTRERANGFYDLLEKALEEMNLQGYPQLIYNMDETGCPMNNRPPKVVTKKGEKTVVARTLNEKGENVTVIVACNAAGMYIPPMVVFKGKRLLSEFNAGMPNGSVVVMSDSGYSNEEIFLQWLKHFQAHRPQGRTLLILDGHVSHTKDIDDLNYCIENDIVMLCLPSHTTHALQPLDTCFFKPFKHTYHQLLNQWVRFHPNDVFTKSKFGHILGQVWASVATPANASSGFEATGIFPFNRLRVPDHKFAPAQLDEPSTSSALQGTPRPEDSQSRERAGDASSSSASSAPAEPTTPPDPATSVRQVIPSPAKISRQARRSRMQSSFVVTCPENAHF, encoded by the exons atGACAGCCATTGTGTGGGCTTTGGAAGCACGTGTCGAATTTCTTCACGTGGCACTTCATAAAGAGGTCAGGCGCTGTTTGTCAGCTGTCGTCGAG ATGCCTCAACTGTACAAACGGGTACGTGAACGCACTTACGGTAATGATGAACTCGCCAGTGCAGTAGCGGCCATAAAGAACGGGATGTCCTACCGAGAGGCGGCTAGTGTCTTCTCCATTAAGAAGGCAACCCTTGAGAGATATGTTAAACGTTCAAAAGAGACGCCTCTTGTAAAAATTGTGGATCAGGGAAGACCTCCTGTCTTTTCACGAGAGCAAGAAACCCACCTCGTCTCAAGGCTGCTCCAACTGGCCGAAAGAGGATTTCCCCTGACATCAAAAGATGTTCGCACTGCAGCGTTCAAGCTTGCTGTGTCTCTTAACCTGAATCATCCATTTCAAGAGCCTGCTGCTGGACGAGACTGGCTTCGAGGATTCCTCAAACGTCACAAGGATCTCTCAATTCGTCAGGCTGAGGGATTGTCACGGGTTAGGGCGGCTGGTTTGACAAGGGAAAGAGCGAACGGCTTTTACGACCTCCTGGAAAAGGCTTTGGAAGAGATGAACTTACAAGGTTACCCCCAACTTATCTACAACATGGATGAGACAGGGTGTCCAATGAACAACCGTCCGCCGAAGGTGGTCACAAAAAAAGGTGAGAAGACAGTGGTCGCAAGAACACTGAATGAGAAGGGCGAAAACGTGACTGTCATTGTGGCGTGCAATGCGGCGGGAATGTACATTCCTCCCATGGTTGTGTTTAAGGGGAAACGTCTATTGTCGGAGTTCAACGCAGGCATGCCAAATGGGTCGGTGGTCGTCATGTCGGACTCGGGATACAGCAACGAAGAGATTTTTTTGCAGTGGCTGAAGCACTTCCAGGCTCACCGACCTCAAGGCCGAACTCTCTTGATCTTGGATGGCCACGTGAGTCACACTAAGGACATAGACGACCTGAACTACTGCATAGAAAACGACATCGTCATGTTATGCCTCCCAAGTCACACAACGCATGCCCTGCAGCCACTGGACACGTGCTTTTTCAAGCCATTTAAGCACACCTACCACCAGCTTCTGAACCAGTGGGTGCGCTTTCATCCAAACGATGTCTTCACAAAATCGAAGTTTGGTCACATTTTGGGACAGGTATGGGCGTCTGTAGCGACCCCTGCTAATGCTTCGAGCGGCTTTGAGGCCACAGGAATTTTTCCCTTCAACCGATTGCGTGTGCCGGATCACAAATTTGCTCCTGCGCAGCTGGATGAACCCTCCACTAGCTCCGCGCTGCAAGGCACGCCACGTCCGGAAGACAGCCAGAGCAGAGAGCGTGCAGGGgatgcgtcgtcgtcgtctgcgagttCTGCACCTGCTGAGCCAACGACCCCACCAGATCCTGCGACATCTGTGAGGCAGGTAATCCCTTCACCAGCGAAAATTTCCAGGCAGGCACGTCGGAGCCGAATGCAGAGTAGCTTTGTGGTCACATGCCCTGAAAAT GCACAtttttga